Within the Arachis duranensis cultivar V14167 chromosome 10, aradu.V14167.gnm2.J7QH, whole genome shotgun sequence genome, the region CTTGAGTATACGACTGCATTATGTTTAGATGTTCCTACTAGGTGGAATTCACTTTATGCAATGCTTGCAAGTGCTATTCCTTATAAGAAAGCTTTTGAAatgtataaagtaaaagaagctGGGTTTAGGGAGTTTTGTCCTTCATCAGATGAGTGGAGAAGAACTGAAAAGATATGTGATTTCTTGTTACCATTTTACGAAACTACCAAGTTGATGTCTGGAACTTCTTACCCAACATCCAACTTGTATTTTTTACAAGTTTGGCAAATCCAGCTTATTTTAATGAATAGTTTGAAGAATGATGAAGTGCTTATAAGGAACATGGGAGAAAAAATGATGATTAAGTTCAAGAAATATTAGGAGGAATACAGTGTTGTTCTTGCATTTGAGGCAGTTCTTGATCCTAGATTTAAACTCAACACTTTGGTTCATTNNNNNNNNNNNNNNNNNNNNNNNNNNNNNNNNNNNNNNNNNNNNNNNNNNNNNNNNNNNNNNNNNNNNNNNNNNNNNNNNNNNNNNNNNNNNNNNNNNNNNNNNNNNNNNNNNNNNNNNNNNNNNNNNNNNNNNNNNNNNNNNNNNNNNNNNNNNNNNNNNNNNNNNNNNNNNNNNNNNNNNNNNNNNNNNNNNNNNNNNNNNNNNNNNNNNNNNNNNNNNNNNNNNNNNNNNNNNNNNNNNNNNNNNNNNNNNNNNNNNNNNNNNNNNNNNNNNNNNNNNNNNNNNNNNNNNNNNNNNNNNNNNNNNNNNNNNNNNNNNNNNNNNNNNNNNNNNNNNNNNNNNNNNNNNNNNNNNNNNNNNNNNNNNNNNNNNNNNNNNNNNNNNNNNNNNNNNNNNNNNNNNNNNNNNNNNNNNNNNNNNNNNNNNNNNNNNNNNNNNNNNNNNNNNNNNNNNNNNNNNNNNNNNNNNNNNNNNNNNNNNNNNNNNNNNNNNNNNNNNNNNNNNNNNNNNNNNNNNNNNNNNNNNNNNNNNNNNNNNNNNNNNNNNNNNNNNNNNNNNNNNNNNNNNNNNNNNNNNNNNNNNNNNNNNNNNNNNNNNNNNNNNNNNNNNNNNNNNNNNNNNNNNNNNNNNNNNNNNNNNNNNNNNNNNNNNNNNNNNNNNNNNNNNNNNNNNNNNNNNNNNNNNNNNNNNNNNNNNNNNNNNNNNNNNNNNNNNNNNNNNNNNNNNNNNNNNNNNNNNNNNNNNNNNNNNNNNNNNNNNNNNNNNNNNNNNNNNNNNNNNNNNNNNNNNNNNNNNNNNNNNNNNNNNNNNNNNNNNNNNNNNNNNNNNNNNNNNNNNNNNNNNNNNNNNNNNNNNNNNNNNNNNNNNNNNNNNNNNNNNNNNNNNNNNNNNNNNNNNNNNNNNNACCCCTAGCTATTCCGTTAGTAGATGTTGGTCAAAATGAGATAATTGACTTTATTGAGGAAAATATTATCCATCGATTTGGAATTCCTCAAATGTTAAACACTGATCAAGGAACTATGTTTACTGGCCAgcgaattaaaaattttgcggcTTCAAGAAACATTAGTATGGTTACTTCGATTCCTTATTATGCACAGGCTAATGGGCAAGTAGAAGCAGCGAATAAGATATTGATAGGCTTGATTAAAAAGCATATCAGGAGTAAGCCTCGAACATGGCATGAGACTTTAAGCCAAGTATTATGGGCCTATCGAAACTCACCAAGAGGTTCGACAGGAACTTCACTTTATAAGTTGGTATATGGCCATGATGCGGTATTAccattgaaaattaatttgaatacttTAAGAGTATCGAAACAAAATGATTTGCCAGTTGATGATTATTGGAATGCAATGTTTGATGAGTTGAATGAGTTAGATTCCGAACGAATCTTGGCACTTGAGAATATAATTCGACAGAAAGAAAGTGTTGCTTGAAATTATACTcgacaaattaaagaaaaatctttCAAGATAGGCGAATTGGTTTTGAAAGTTATTTTACCGATGGAAAAGAAATCGAGATTTCTGGGTAAATGGTCCCATAGTTGGGAAGGTCCTTTTCAAATAATAGGGACATATTCTGGAAATGCCTATCAAATTATAGATATTGAGTCAGGAAAGGTGATTAACTCGATCAATGGgaaatacttaaaacttttcTATTGTTGGCAAACTTAGAAGTTCAACATGTACTAAAGTTCAGAAAAGATGGAAGGAAACTGCTACAAAATAAAGTTAGAAGTAAAAAGGCATTCAAGGTGCCAATAGTTTTGCCAAATCAGAGCGCatctttgttcttttgttttccagGATTGCAAGCACTTCAATCTGCTTGAGCTTATCAGTTTGAATTCTCTcaagttatttttcatattctcCCCATTCAGTGTCAATTGAGACAAGTTTTTGGATAAGAAGATGTTGCTCTTGTTGGGCTGCGGCCAGAGGCTTGGCTAA harbors:
- the LOC107470614 gene encoding uncharacterized protein LOC107470614, producing the protein MLNTDQGTMFTGQRIKNFAASRNISMVTSIPYYAQANGQVEAANKILIGLIKKHIRSKPRTWHETLSQVLWAYRNSPRGSTGTSLYKLVYGHDAVLPLKINLNTLRVSKQNDLPVDDYWNAMFDELNELDSERILALENIIRQKESVA